The genomic interval ACGACGCGGCAGAGGATATACGCGGAGCGCGGCTACCGGTTCTCGGTGCGGCGCGAGGGGAATGAGGAACGCATCGTGTGCGAGAGCGGCACTATCCGCATGGGGCGGCGTTAAAGCGCTACAGGCCGGCAGAGGTTCTTTTTATCCTTCGCCGTACGCCCGCAGGTGGCGCAGAGATATTTCGAACCGCGTACGAGCTTCTTGTACTCTTCGGTATCATGCGCAATGAGACCCATATGGCGCAGATAGCACAGATGATCCTCGTGGCCCTTATCGAGCATCCGTATGCCGTCGTTCTTCTTCATAGTGAACTCCATGTCCTTATGTGTATAGTAATGAAATGGACGCCGTTGTCAATCGAATGCGCAAGCGCTTGCACAAGTGATGCACAAATAATGCGCAAGCGATGCACAAGTGCTTGATCAGAGTATGACCCGTATGCCCGCCGAGAAACGCTGATTGTAATACCTGTCCTCCCGGTCAAGAATGACGAAGGTATACCCGACGAGGAGGCGCGCATAGCGGGTGAGCTTTATCCATGCGCCGGGTGTTATCGTGAGCTCATTGCGGCGCGACGATGACTGGTCCCACATGAGCGTACCCGATATTTCCAGGAAGAATTTATAGGACATGTCGATGGCGGCGTCGCCGATGGTGAGCGGCGTATCGAGCTGGTATTCGAACGCGATGGCCGCTTTTATCGCGTCATTGCGCCGGAACATCCAGGGGTCGGTGCGCGACCATGTCCAGAAGAGCTTCTTGAGGAGCTTCTCGATGCCGAAGAATTTGAATACCGGCGGCTCGGTGCTCCCCGCAGGCGGCATGGTGACGAAATCCTCCGGCTGCCAGAACACCTCGCCGGGTTCAAGTTCATAGATGTAACTGAAGTTGATGTGCATGAGAAGGTCATCGATCCACTCCTTTGTGTAGTAGCAGGAGATGGCGAATTCCCCGACGCCGCGTGAGAACGGGGAGAGCGAATAATCGCTTTCGCCGATGGTATTCGGGTCGATGGAGCCGACGGCTGCGTTCGTCGCGACGATGACGGCGTGCGAGGGGAGCGCGGCGTCCGCACGCGGGTGCGATGCGCCGGTCGGGAGCTGTACGGAGACGGCGAGATTGAACACCGCACGGTTGTCGTAATCGTTGAAGCGCATCCTCGCCTCGAGCGTCGTATCGCAGAAAAAGAATCCGCGTATGACCTCGGGACCCGTTGCGCCCGGCATGTTCGCGCGGGCCGAATCGCGGTACGCGACGATGGGGAACGTGACATCGAATTCGAAGAGATTGGCGAGCCCGTACTGCAGCTTGAACGGCAGATAGAGGTACTCATAGGTCACATGCGGGGAGTGGACGACGGCGTTCGTGTTCGTTATGACGAAGTCGCCGGCGTAATAGCCGGTGACATAGATGACATCGACCGATTTTGCATAGCTGTAGTGGTGAAGGTCCGCGGAAATGACGAGGCGGTTCTCTTCAAGGATGCGTGCCGATTTTACATCGATAAGGTCGCTTGCGGTAAGGAATGCGGCACACAGCCCGAGGACTATCGCACCGCGGTGCATGCTGAACTACGCGAGATTCTTCTGGGCGAGCGCGACGATCTCCTTGAACGCAGCATCGTCCTCGGCGGCGAGATTGGAGAGCATCTTCCGGTCAAGGATGACGTTCGCCTTCTTGAGTCCGTGGATGAGCTGGCTGTAGGAAAGCCCGTGCGCGCGTGCGCCGGCATTGATGCGTATGTTCCACAAACGGCGGAACATCGACTTTTTATCGCGCCGATCGCGATAGGCATAGGCGAGTCCGTGCATGACCGACGGTTTTGCCGTGCGTATCTGCGTGGAACGGTTGCCGCGATGTCCTTTCGCGCGGAAGAGTACTTTTTTTACCCGGTTCTTCCTGACCGAGCCGTTTCGTGCCCGTGGCATAGATGACTCCTTATTTGTTCATGTAGGGGAGAAGGCGGATCATCTCATAATGGTTCGTCTTATGGATGATGGCGAGCTTCCTGTATTTTCGCTTCGTGCTCGGCTTTTTGACCTTTCCAAGATTATGTCGTCCGAATGCGCGGCGGTATTTCACCTTGCCGCTTGCGGTCACCTTGAAGCGCTTCTTGGCAGCGCTGTTGGTCTTCATTTTGTAGCCCATTGGTCCATTCCTTTTCGGTATCTATTTCTTATGACCGAGGACGGCGGTGATATTGCGCCCCTCGAGCTTCGGCTCTTTTTCCACGACGGCGAAATCCTTCAGGTCCTCAAGCGCACGCTTCATGACCTCAAAGCCTATCTGCGTGTGGCTCATCTCCCGCCCGCGGAACATGATGGTGAACTTCACCTTGTCGCCCTCGGCGAGGAATTCCTTGATGTGGTTCAGCTTGAACGAGTAATCATGGACATCGATCTTCGGGCGCATCTTTATCTCTTTCAGATGCACGACCTTCTGCTTTTTCCTCGTCTCCTTGAGACGCTTCTGCAGCTCAAAGCGGTATTTACCGTGGTCAATGATACGGCATACCGGGGGGCTTGCATCGGGCGATATCTCGATGAGGTCCATGCCGCGTTCACGCGCCATGGAGAGCGCCTGTGCGGTGGCAAGCACGCCCACCTGCACCCGATTCTCGTCTATCACCCGAACTTCCTTCGCAGTGATTTCCTCGTTCATCCGTTCACTGATGTCACGACCGCCGCCAAACGCCATCAGCGCACACCTTCAAAGTTTGAATCTTTCATTCGTTCGCGTATCTCCTTGCGTAGGCCGTCGATGAGCCCTTCGGGGGTAAGATCCTTTATCTCATCGCCGGCGCGTTTGCGAAGCGTGACCGTTCCGGTCTGCGCTTCACGGTCGCCTATTATAACCATATACGGTATTCTTTGCAAGCGAGCATTGCGTATTTTTGCCCCGAGCGTATCATTGCTCTCATCGCGCCGGACGCGTATGCCAAGCGCGAAAAGCTCGCGGAAGAGCTCATCCCCGAAGGCTTTCTGCGCATCGGTATTGCCTACGGTCATGACCACGAGCTGTTCCGGGGCGAGCCATAAGGGGAATTTACCGTTAAAATGCTCGATAAGTATGCCCAGGAATCGTTCCATCGAGCCGTAAATGACGCGATGTATCATCACCGGGCGGTGTTTTTTCGCATCTTCGGCGATATAGGACAGGTCGAATCGTTCGGGAAGGTTCATGTCGAGCTGTATCGTACCGCATTGCCATGTCCTGCCGATGGCATCCTCGATATGGACGTCTATCTTCGGCCCATAGAAGGCGCCGTCGCCGGGGTTCACCTTATATTCGCGCCCGGAGGCCTTAAGCGCCTCGGTGAGCGCCTTTTCGGACATGGCCCATGCTTCATCGGAACCGATGGATTTTGCCGGGCGGGTGGAAAGCTCGAGGTGAAAGGTAAGCCCGAAGGTGCCGTACATCGCGGCGATGAGCGTAAGCACGCCGAGTATTTCGGAGGTGATATGTTCCTCGCGCATGAAGATGTGCGCATCGTCCTGGTGAAAGGCCCGGACACGGAATAGCCCCGAAAGCACGCCGGATTTCTCATGCCGGTGTACGAGACCTATCTCG from Spirochaetota bacterium carries:
- the rplT gene encoding 50S ribosomal protein L20; amino-acid sequence: MPRARNGSVRKNRVKKVLFRAKGHRGNRSTQIRTAKPSVMHGLAYAYRDRRDKKSMFRRLWNIRINAGARAHGLSYSQLIHGLKKANVILDRKMLSNLAAEDDAAFKEIVALAQKNLA
- the infC gene encoding translation initiation factor IF-3; translation: MAFGGGRDISERMNEEITAKEVRVIDENRVQVGVLATAQALSMARERGMDLIEISPDASPPVCRIIDHGKYRFELQKRLKETRKKQKVVHLKEIKMRPKIDVHDYSFKLNHIKEFLAEGDKVKFTIMFRGREMSHTQIGFEVMKRALEDLKDFAVVEKEPKLEGRNITAVLGHKK
- the rpmI gene encoding 50S ribosomal protein L35: MGYKMKTNSAAKKRFKVTASGKVKYRRAFGRHNLGKVKKPSTKRKYRKLAIIHKTNHYEMIRLLPYMNK